Proteins encoded within one genomic window of Mycolicibacterium aubagnense:
- a CDS encoding MCE family protein — MRTIEGSDRVRRGAMGLAVVALVTAVGASVTNVPMLFAAPTYYGQFSDTGGLMVGDFVRIDGVNVGQVKTMDVDRDKVIIGFQIGTNTIGSDSRALIKTETILGRKAIEIEPKGTHKLPPRGTLPLGQTSTPYQIYDAIFDVTRATQGWDTKTIKDSLNVLSETADQTSPHLSAALEGVQKLSETIGKRDDQVRSLLANANKIATVLSDRSGQVNALLVNAQTLLHALNQRGEAVGLLLERISKVSHQLQATIDENPNINHVLEQLRTISDILVARKQDLADTLVSAGKFVASLSEAIASGPYFKVMVENILPPQLMQPFVDAAFKKRGLNPEDFWRSTGLPEAQWPDPNGKRFANGAPPPAPPKLEGTPEHPGPAVPPGSPCSYTPGAGADPSPADPLPCSHLGVGPFGDNPYGNNYGAPDVVASQPNPAGVPTGPGVPSAALPGQPAQNVPGTPVPLPPAPVGARTVPLTPQPGDNDIAPGFAPIPGPLIAPPAPPGPGPNAGPAGTAPLPGNPPFLPPGSQG, encoded by the coding sequence GTGAGGACCATAGAAGGATCCGACCGGGTCCGCAGAGGCGCAATGGGCCTCGCTGTCGTCGCCTTGGTGACGGCGGTCGGAGCGTCCGTCACGAACGTGCCCATGCTCTTCGCGGCGCCGACGTACTACGGCCAGTTCAGTGATACCGGCGGCCTCATGGTGGGCGACTTCGTCCGCATCGACGGCGTCAACGTCGGCCAGGTCAAGACCATGGACGTCGATCGCGACAAGGTGATCATCGGCTTCCAGATCGGCACCAACACCATCGGTTCGGACAGCCGCGCGCTGATCAAGACCGAGACGATCCTGGGCCGCAAGGCCATCGAGATCGAGCCCAAGGGCACCCACAAGCTGCCGCCGCGGGGTACGTTGCCGCTGGGCCAGACGTCCACGCCGTACCAGATTTACGACGCGATCTTCGACGTCACCCGCGCCACGCAGGGCTGGGACACCAAGACCATCAAGGACTCGCTCAACGTGCTGTCCGAGACCGCGGATCAGACCTCGCCGCACCTGAGCGCCGCGCTGGAAGGCGTGCAGAAGCTCTCGGAGACCATCGGCAAGCGTGATGACCAGGTCCGGTCGCTGTTGGCCAACGCCAACAAGATCGCGACGGTCCTCAGCGACCGCAGCGGTCAGGTCAACGCGTTGCTGGTCAACGCCCAGACGCTGCTGCACGCCCTGAACCAGCGTGGCGAGGCCGTCGGCCTGCTGCTGGAGCGGATCTCCAAGGTGTCGCACCAACTCCAGGCGACCATCGACGAGAACCCGAACATCAACCACGTGCTGGAGCAGCTCAGGACCATCAGCGACATCCTCGTCGCCCGCAAGCAGGACCTGGCCGACACGCTGGTGTCGGCGGGCAAGTTCGTGGCCTCGCTGTCGGAGGCCATCGCATCGGGCCCGTACTTCAAGGTCATGGTCGAGAACATCCTGCCGCCGCAGCTGATGCAGCCGTTCGTGGACGCCGCGTTCAAGAAGCGCGGACTGAACCCCGAAGACTTCTGGCGCAGCACCGGCCTGCCTGAGGCGCAGTGGCCGGACCCCAACGGCAAGCGCTTCGCCAACGGTGCGCCGCCGCCGGCCCCGCCGAAGCTCGAAGGCACGCCGGAGCACCCCGGCCCCGCGGTGCCTCCTGGCTCGCCGTGCTCGTACACCCCAGGTGCTGGCGCCGACCCGTCGCCGGCCGATCCGCTGCCGTGCTCGCACCTCGGCGTGGGTCCGTTCGGGGACAACCCGTACGGCAACAACTACGGCGCGCCGGATGTTGTTGCGTCACAGCCGAACCCGGCTGGCGTGCCCACCGGCCCGGGGGTGCCGTCGGCCGCCCTGCCTGGGCAACCGGCTCAGAACGTGCCCGGTACGCCGGTGCCGTTGCCGCCGGCACCCGTCGGCGCCCGGACGGTTCCGCTGACGCCGCAGCCCGGTGACAACGACATCGCTCCCGGATTCGCTCCGATCCCCGGGCCGCTGATCGCTCCGCCGGCACCGCCGGGGCCGGGTCCCAACGCCGGACCGGCCGGTACCGCGCCGTTGCCGGGTAACCCGCCGTTCCTCCCGCCAGGGTCGCAAGGATAG
- a CDS encoding virulence factor Mce family protein produces MSTVFNIRNIKKPDLSKGTLIGGALALVAIVLVGFFGLQLYRKLTTTTVTAYFPEVLALYPGDKVLIMGVEVGAIDTLETSPDGKMKVVFHYSNKYKVPQNASASVLNPSLVASRVIQLSPPYTGGPAMKDGAVIPIERTQIPIEYDELRNQLTRILAELGPTKEQPKGPFGDIIESFANGFEGKGAQINKTLKGLSDAVNTLNQGRGDFIQVIKSLAVFVNALHKSDQQFVSLNNDLASFTNKFTNTDQELASALKDLNNVMTTTRSFLDKNGSVLAHDINNVSEATTAILQPEPRDGLERALHAYPNFLANLENIYSPATGGLIASGVLPGLTSFSNPLQFICSSIQAGSRLGYQDSAELCAQYLAPVMDAIKFNYLPFGINMATTAMTLPKLVTYSEPRLQPPGGFKDTTVPGVFSRDTAWSHGQHEAGWVTAPGMQGLKVGQSTQDLLTPESLGELMGGPDIIPPTGGVTMSGPPDAYNESSPLPPPWYPQPGPVSPPRPGNDPSPMSAMAPGPAPGPAPAPGPAGPALPAEVGGQ; encoded by the coding sequence ATGTCGACTGTTTTCAACATCCGGAACATCAAGAAGCCGGACCTGTCCAAGGGGACGCTCATCGGTGGTGCCCTCGCACTGGTGGCGATCGTGCTCGTCGGATTCTTCGGGCTGCAGCTGTACCGCAAGCTGACCACCACGACGGTGACGGCGTACTTCCCTGAGGTGCTGGCGCTGTACCCCGGCGACAAGGTCCTCATCATGGGCGTCGAGGTCGGGGCCATCGATACCCTCGAGACGTCGCCCGACGGGAAGATGAAGGTCGTCTTCCACTACTCGAACAAGTACAAGGTGCCGCAGAACGCGTCCGCCTCCGTGCTGAACCCGAGTCTGGTGGCGTCGCGCGTCATCCAGCTGTCGCCGCCGTACACCGGCGGACCGGCGATGAAGGACGGTGCGGTCATCCCGATCGAGCGGACCCAGATTCCGATCGAGTACGACGAGCTGCGTAACCAGCTGACGCGCATCCTCGCCGAGCTGGGACCGACCAAGGAACAGCCCAAGGGTCCCTTCGGCGACATCATCGAGTCGTTCGCCAACGGCTTCGAGGGCAAGGGCGCGCAGATCAACAAGACCCTCAAGGGCCTGTCTGACGCGGTCAACACCCTGAACCAGGGCCGCGGCGACTTCATCCAGGTGATCAAGAGCCTGGCGGTCTTCGTCAACGCGCTGCACAAGAGCGACCAGCAGTTCGTCTCGCTGAACAACGACCTGGCCTCGTTCACCAACAAGTTCACCAACACCGATCAGGAACTGGCCAGCGCGCTCAAGGACCTGAACAATGTGATGACGACGACCCGCAGCTTCCTGGACAAGAACGGCAGCGTCCTCGCCCACGACATCAACAACGTGTCCGAGGCGACGACGGCCATCCTGCAGCCGGAGCCGCGGGACGGTCTGGAACGGGCCCTGCACGCCTACCCGAACTTCCTGGCCAACCTCGAGAACATCTACTCGCCGGCCACCGGCGGTCTGATCGCCTCCGGCGTGTTGCCGGGCTTGACCAGCTTCTCGAACCCGCTGCAGTTCATCTGCAGCTCGATCCAGGCCGGCAGCCGGTTGGGCTACCAGGACTCCGCTGAGCTGTGCGCGCAGTACCTGGCGCCGGTCATGGACGCGATCAAGTTCAACTACCTGCCGTTCGGTATCAACATGGCGACCACCGCCATGACGCTGCCGAAGCTGGTCACCTACTCGGAGCCGCGCCTGCAGCCCCCGGGCGGGTTCAAGGACACCACCGTGCCGGGTGTGTTCTCGCGCGACACCGCGTGGTCGCACGGCCAGCATGAGGCAGGCTGGGTCACCGCGCCCGGTATGCAGGGCCTCAAGGTCGGACAGTCGACCCAGGACCTGCTGACCCCCGAGTCGCTGGGTGAGCTCATGGGTGGGCCGGACATCATTCCGCCGACCGGTGGCGTCACCATGTCCGGCCCGCCGGATGCCTACAACGAGAGCAGCCCGCTGCCGCCGCCGTGGTACCCGCAGCCGGGACCGGTCTCGCCGCCGCGACCGGGCAATGACCCGAGCCCGATGAGTGCCATGGCACCTGGGCCCGCCCCGGGACCGGCGCCCGCGCCGGGGCCGGCCGGACCCGCACTTCCTGCCGAAGTTGGAGGCCAATGA
- a CDS encoding virulence factor Mce family protein — protein sequence MGPKSPSAYSRHRRGWARGARRVGVLAAATLILSSCGWRGIANVPLPGGPGTVDGHWTVYVQMSDTLGLNANSRVRVADVFVGRVRAIALKNWVPTLTVDLNPGIHLPRNVFARVGQTSLLGSQHVELDQPAHPDAQPLRNGDTITLENSKPFPTIETTLAGISGILTGGGVPNIEKIQSEVYNILNGRADQIKEFLHRLDTFTDELNQQRDDITRAIRSSDTLLKVVADRNDTLDRVLTETPPLIEHFNKTQDLFSNAVLALGRLSKAADTTLSNSNANLHTDLATLQRALKQIAKTSPNLVPAMKLLFTLPFPIDNIPKVIRGDYMNISLHLDLTLSAIDNGILTGTGVSGLARALEQSWGRDPATMVPDVRFTPNPATAPGGPRVERGE from the coding sequence ATGGGGCCGAAGTCACCCTCGGCGTATTCGCGGCACCGCCGCGGGTGGGCGCGTGGCGCCCGCCGGGTCGGCGTGTTGGCTGCCGCCACGTTGATCCTCAGCTCCTGCGGTTGGCGCGGCATCGCCAACGTGCCGCTGCCCGGTGGCCCGGGCACGGTGGACGGCCACTGGACGGTCTATGTCCAGATGTCGGACACGTTGGGCCTCAACGCCAACAGCCGGGTCCGGGTGGCCGACGTGTTCGTCGGCCGGGTGCGTGCGATTGCCCTGAAGAACTGGGTTCCCACTCTGACGGTGGATCTGAACCCGGGTATTCACCTGCCCCGCAACGTGTTTGCCAGGGTCGGTCAGACGAGCCTGTTGGGCTCGCAGCACGTCGAGCTGGACCAGCCGGCCCATCCCGACGCGCAGCCGCTGCGCAACGGGGACACCATCACCCTCGAGAACTCGAAGCCGTTCCCGACCATCGAGACGACGCTGGCGGGTATCTCCGGCATCCTGACCGGCGGCGGTGTGCCGAACATCGAGAAGATCCAGTCCGAGGTCTACAACATCCTCAACGGGCGCGCCGATCAGATCAAAGAGTTCCTGCACCGGTTGGACACCTTTACCGACGAGCTCAACCAGCAGCGTGACGACATCACGCGGGCCATCCGGTCCAGTGACACGTTGCTGAAGGTCGTGGCGGACCGCAACGACACCCTGGATCGGGTGCTCACCGAGACGCCGCCGCTGATCGAGCACTTCAACAAGACCCAGGACCTGTTCAGCAACGCGGTCCTGGCGCTGGGCCGGTTGTCGAAGGCCGCTGACACGACGCTGTCGAACAGCAACGCCAACCTCCACACCGACCTGGCGACGCTGCAGCGGGCGCTCAAGCAGATCGCGAAGACGTCACCGAACCTGGTGCCGGCCATGAAGCTGCTGTTCACGCTGCCGTTCCCGATCGACAACATCCCGAAGGTCATCCGCGGCGACTACATGAACATCTCGCTGCACCTCGACCTGACGCTCAGCGCCATCGACAACGGCATCCTGACCGGAACCGGGGTGTCGGGCCTGGCCCGCGCGCTGGAGCAGTCGTGGGGCCGCGATCCGGCGACGATGGTCCCGGATGTCCGATTCACCCCGAACCCGGCCACCGCGCCGGGCGGGCCGCGAGTGGAAAGGGGGGAGTGA
- a CDS encoding MCE family protein, with translation MLTRFLKMQLVIFSILTVAALVGLSLVYLQLPTYLGVGMYRLYADLPNSAGLYKTANVTYHGITIGKVLAVEPTETGARVKMDIDDKYKIPVDTVANVHSVSAVGEQFIDLVSPDNPSQFFKEGQTISKGTVPKEVGPALDAAEQGLEALPKEKIGALLDYTSEAVGGLGPSLQHLVDGTQALAGDFKDNLGSVDDIIQNSAPILDSQVQSGDAISRWARNLNVLAAQSAQQDAALRGAIQQGAPTADQLNAVFGEVRDALPQSLANVEIVLDMLKRYNKGLEQVLVVLPMAGPIVDSLTAVYEKELPINLALGINQPPPCLTGFLPASQWRSPADTSTAPLASGLYCKIPKDAQNTVRGSRNLPCVDNPAKRAASPMECRDNKPYEPLGTNPWYGTPDQIVNCPAPAARCDQPVDPGKVIPAPSINNGMNPLPANMLPPPERASAPSSDPISAPGQGTVACSGQQPNPCIYTPAAGPAATYNPQSGQVVGPNGVKYSVNNSSNPGDDGWKEMLAPAS, from the coding sequence ATGCTGACCCGTTTTCTGAAGATGCAGTTGGTGATCTTCAGCATCCTCACGGTGGCCGCGCTCGTCGGCCTGTCCCTGGTCTACCTGCAGTTGCCGACCTACCTCGGGGTGGGCATGTACCGGCTGTACGCCGACCTGCCGAACTCGGCCGGTCTGTACAAGACGGCCAACGTCACCTACCACGGCATCACCATCGGCAAGGTGCTGGCGGTGGAGCCGACGGAGACCGGCGCCCGCGTGAAGATGGACATCGACGACAAGTACAAGATCCCGGTCGACACGGTGGCCAACGTCCATTCGGTGTCGGCGGTCGGCGAGCAGTTCATCGACCTGGTGTCGCCGGACAACCCCAGCCAGTTCTTCAAAGAAGGCCAGACCATCTCCAAGGGCACGGTGCCCAAGGAAGTCGGCCCGGCGCTCGACGCCGCCGAGCAGGGTCTGGAGGCGCTGCCCAAGGAGAAGATCGGGGCACTGCTCGACTACACCTCGGAAGCGGTCGGCGGCCTCGGCCCGTCACTGCAGCACCTCGTCGACGGCACCCAGGCGCTGGCGGGGGACTTCAAGGACAACCTCGGTTCGGTGGACGACATCATCCAGAACTCGGCGCCGATCCTCGACAGCCAGGTCCAGTCCGGTGACGCCATCTCGCGGTGGGCCCGGAACCTGAATGTCCTGGCCGCGCAGTCGGCTCAGCAGGACGCGGCGCTGCGCGGCGCCATCCAGCAGGGCGCCCCGACGGCTGATCAGCTCAACGCGGTGTTCGGTGAGGTCCGTGATGCGCTGCCGCAGTCGCTGGCCAACGTCGAGATCGTCCTGGACATGCTGAAGCGCTACAACAAGGGCCTCGAGCAGGTGCTCGTGGTGCTGCCCATGGCCGGTCCGATCGTCGACTCGCTGACCGCGGTCTACGAGAAGGAGCTCCCGATCAACCTGGCGCTGGGCATCAACCAGCCGCCGCCGTGCCTCACCGGCTTCCTGCCGGCGTCGCAGTGGCGGTCGCCGGCGGACACGTCCACCGCGCCGCTGGCGTCGGGCCTGTACTGCAAGATTCCGAAGGACGCCCAGAACACGGTCCGTGGTTCGCGAAATCTGCCCTGTGTGGACAACCCGGCGAAGCGCGCGGCGAGCCCCATGGAGTGCCGCGACAACAAGCCGTACGAGCCGCTGGGTACCAACCCGTGGTACGGCACCCCGGATCAGATCGTGAACTGCCCGGCCCCCGCGGCCCGCTGTGATCAGCCGGTCGATCCGGGCAAGGTGATTCCGGCACCGTCGATCAACAACGGGATGAACCCGCTGCCGGCCAACATGCTGCCGCCCCCGGAGCGGGCGTCGGCGCCGTCCAGTGACCCGATCAGTGCGCCTGGCCAGGGCACCGTCGCCTGCAGTGGACAGCAACCCAACCCGTGCATCTACACTCCGGCAGCAGGACCAGCGGCCACCTACAACCCGCAGAGCGGTCAAGTGGTCGGACCGAACGGTGTGAAGTATTCGGTCAACAACTCGAGCAACCCAGGAGACGACGGATGGAAGGAGATGCTGGCACCAGCCAGCTGA
- a CDS encoding RDD family protein: protein MTVGQETTNAESVSDESGRAETAVQAAPVLASWPARAGAFALDVVLGVAVIAVMALLGYAARADWTLWVYAGLATLAAAAILVNRWLLPSITGWSLGRSLFSIRVERVPAGVPAGMGRLILRDLAHLLDTVAVLLGWLWPLWDPRHRTFADLLLHTEVRVVPAPERDPGRRAGQVLTAAALICVAAVGLSYGVQFRHDRAVDEARHQISEQGPKIVEHVLSYGVDTFQNDFKTAQALVTDGYRDQLIKQQQISSKKPTTNQYYAVSSAVLTADTDKATMLLALQGQRGVDTNSLRFITATVRVDFVKSRDGKWQLSNLTVLKSPRGGR, encoded by the coding sequence GTGACGGTTGGCCAGGAGACGACGAACGCCGAGTCAGTGAGCGACGAGTCTGGGCGTGCCGAGACGGCGGTCCAGGCGGCACCGGTGTTGGCCTCGTGGCCGGCGCGGGCCGGCGCCTTCGCACTCGACGTGGTCCTGGGCGTGGCGGTCATCGCTGTCATGGCCTTGCTGGGCTACGCCGCCCGGGCCGACTGGACGCTGTGGGTGTACGCCGGGCTGGCGACGCTGGCGGCGGCGGCGATCCTGGTGAACCGCTGGCTGCTGCCGTCGATCACGGGCTGGAGCCTGGGCCGTTCGCTGTTCTCGATCCGGGTGGAGCGGGTACCCGCCGGTGTTCCGGCCGGTATGGGTCGGCTGATCCTGCGTGACCTCGCGCACCTGCTCGACACCGTCGCGGTGCTGCTCGGCTGGTTGTGGCCGCTGTGGGATCCGCGTCATCGCACCTTCGCAGATCTGTTGCTGCACACGGAAGTTCGCGTCGTACCGGCTCCGGAGCGGGACCCCGGTCGCCGGGCGGGCCAGGTGCTCACGGCCGCGGCTCTGATCTGTGTGGCGGCAGTGGGCCTGAGCTACGGCGTGCAGTTCCGGCATGACCGCGCGGTCGACGAAGCGCGACACCAGATTTCGGAGCAGGGCCCCAAGATCGTCGAGCATGTCCTGAGCTACGGCGTCGACACCTTTCAGAACGACTTCAAGACCGCCCAGGCGTTGGTCACCGACGGTTACCGGGACCAGCTGATCAAGCAGCAGCAGATAAGCAGCAAGAAGCCGACGACCAACCAGTACTACGCGGTGAGCAGCGCGGTGCTGACCGCCGACACCGACAAGGCGACGATGCTGCTCGCTCTGCAGGGGCAGCGCGGCGTCGACACCAACTCGCTGCGGTTCATCACCGCGACCGTGCGGGTCGACTTCGTGAAGTCGCGTGACGGCAAGTGGCAGTTGTCGAATCTGACGGTGCTCAAGAGCCCGCGGGGAGGACGCTGA
- a CDS encoding mammalian cell entry protein, with the protein MSPRRKIDAAERFVAGDYFKAVAAPPRRVVLTVIACVATVLVIAAIAASTYLLVQHEKDVTSQAKSASVLGYVEEFMKGFTAVDPFHANDYVDRMTGQATGEFAKQFKDKKDQILLQVARAQPAEGTVEAAGVARWNDDGSADVLIAMKLTTTTPDGNATVESGSRWVVTATQEGQQWKISRMNPVM; encoded by the coding sequence ATGAGCCCGCGCCGCAAAATCGACGCTGCCGAGCGCTTCGTCGCCGGTGATTACTTCAAGGCCGTGGCGGCTCCGCCTCGCCGGGTGGTGCTGACTGTCATTGCCTGCGTGGCAACCGTTTTGGTGATCGCGGCGATTGCGGCCAGCACCTACCTGCTGGTCCAGCACGAGAAGGACGTGACGAGCCAGGCCAAGTCGGCGTCGGTGCTGGGTTACGTGGAGGAGTTCATGAAGGGCTTCACCGCGGTCGACCCGTTCCACGCCAACGACTACGTCGACCGCATGACGGGTCAGGCCACCGGCGAGTTCGCCAAGCAGTTCAAGGACAAGAAGGACCAAATCCTGCTCCAGGTGGCGCGTGCGCAGCCGGCGGAGGGGACCGTCGAGGCTGCAGGTGTCGCGCGGTGGAATGACGACGGCAGCGCTGACGTGCTGATCGCGATGAAGCTGACGACGACGACGCCGGACGGCAACGCGACCGTGGAAAGCGGGTCGCGGTGGGTGGTAACGGCTACGCAGGAAGGGCAGCAGTGGAAGATCAGCCGCATGAATCCGGTGATGTGA
- a CDS encoding mammalian cell entry protein, whose protein sequence is MEDQPHESGDVTPGESVADAPQGTADAPQGKAARRRHRLPRHQAAAEGAATPADADEKPEDAATQEDSDAEAADEVAAGESEAPPVVLVPHRPAGRKLLAAGVAAAALFVGATAFAGAAAQPYLADRALVHNKFEVAKTAAAAVTTLWSYSPNDMDKLADRAQQYLTGGFAEEYRKFVDSIVASNKQAQVTNQTKVMGAAVESISADEATAIVYTNSVATSPLTKGIPSLRYLSYRLTLKRGGADWKVSQMSALTKLDLTPQL, encoded by the coding sequence GTGGAAGATCAGCCGCATGAATCCGGTGATGTGACCCCCGGGGAGTCTGTGGCCGATGCTCCGCAGGGGACGGCCGACGCACCGCAGGGCAAGGCTGCCCGCCGCCGGCACCGGCTGCCCCGGCATCAGGCCGCCGCCGAGGGTGCCGCGACGCCAGCCGACGCTGACGAGAAGCCAGAAGATGCTGCGACACAGGAAGATTCGGACGCCGAAGCCGCCGACGAGGTAGCTGCTGGAGAATCCGAGGCGCCGCCCGTGGTGCTGGTGCCGCACCGTCCCGCTGGGCGCAAGCTGCTGGCGGCGGGTGTGGCGGCGGCGGCGTTGTTCGTCGGCGCCACGGCGTTCGCAGGTGCCGCGGCGCAGCCGTATCTGGCGGATCGTGCCTTGGTGCACAACAAGTTCGAGGTCGCCAAGACCGCTGCCGCGGCGGTGACCACACTGTGGTCGTACTCGCCGAACGACATGGACAAGCTGGCGGACCGGGCGCAGCAGTACCTGACCGGCGGCTTCGCCGAGGAGTATCGCAAGTTCGTCGACTCGATCGTCGCGAGCAACAAGCAGGCGCAGGTCACCAATCAGACCAAGGTGATGGGCGCGGCGGTGGAAAGTATCAGTGCAGACGAGGCCACCGCCATCGTCTACACCAACTCGGTGGCGACCAGCCCGCTGACCAAGGGCATCCCCTCACTGCGGTACCTCTCCTACCGGCTGACTTTGAAGCGCGGGGGAGCCGATTGGAAGGTCAGTCAGATGAGTGCGCTGACCAAATTGGATCTCACGCCTCAGCTGTAG
- a CDS encoding phosphodiester glycosidase family protein yields MSFLGPDTRLDTFRRARRILRRTTLLALCAGLVGAIGVPAAHAADGRSLLINAITNYRGSFLVYNFGGDHPAPLLNAAGNWYESGNGGHLTVIKAASQRMNPRLLVDSHRGIQSRCEHDPRARTAEGLWQASEVFTPLEAWQALGRPTIAVNANFFDIRGQQGGSWTSTGCSSPLGAYVDNTRGQGRANAAVTGTIPYAGKQGLSGGNEVWTALSTMIIPSDGAPYMITPGSTSDFHAATAAVNNLVNQGARFVAVSGIGLLTPGDTGQLNDGGPSAARTALAYVRSRDEMYIFQGGSYTPDQIQDLFRGLGSDTAILLDGGGSSAIVLRRDTGGRWAGSGTPRGSCDTPAVLCDSRERALPGWLGFA; encoded by the coding sequence ATGTCGTTTCTCGGGCCGGATACCCGACTCGACACCTTCCGTCGCGCGCGGAGAATCCTCAGGCGCACAACACTTCTGGCCCTGTGCGCCGGCCTCGTCGGCGCCATTGGCGTACCGGCGGCCCATGCCGCCGACGGCCGCTCGCTCCTGATCAACGCCATCACCAACTACCGCGGCAGCTTCCTGGTCTACAACTTCGGCGGCGACCACCCCGCGCCCCTGCTCAACGCCGCGGGCAACTGGTATGAGTCCGGTAACGGCGGGCACCTCACCGTCATCAAAGCGGCGTCCCAGCGCATGAACCCGCGCCTCCTCGTGGACTCCCACCGCGGCATCCAGTCCCGCTGCGAACATGATCCCCGCGCCCGCACCGCCGAAGGACTGTGGCAAGCCTCGGAGGTCTTCACCCCACTGGAAGCCTGGCAGGCTCTGGGCCGGCCCACCATCGCGGTGAACGCCAACTTCTTCGACATCCGGGGCCAGCAGGGCGGGTCGTGGACGTCCACGGGATGCAGCTCGCCGCTGGGCGCCTACGTCGACAACACCCGCGGTCAGGGCCGCGCCAACGCCGCGGTCACCGGCACCATCCCCTACGCGGGCAAGCAGGGCCTGTCCGGCGGCAACGAGGTGTGGACCGCGCTGAGCACCATGATCATTCCGTCCGACGGCGCGCCGTACATGATAACGCCAGGCAGCACAAGCGATTTCCACGCCGCGACCGCCGCGGTCAACAACCTGGTGAACCAGGGCGCCCGGTTCGTCGCGGTCAGCGGCATCGGCCTCCTGACACCCGGCGACACCGGCCAGCTGAACGACGGCGGCCCCAGCGCCGCCCGCACCGCGCTGGCCTACGTACGCAGCCGCGACGAGATGTACATCTTCCAGGGCGGCAGCTACACCCCCGACCAGATCCAGGATCTGTTCCGGGGCCTCGGCAGCGACACGGCCATCCTTCTGGACGGCGGCGGCTCCTCCGCCATCGTGCTGCGCCGCGACACCGGCGGCCGCTGGGCCGGCTCCGGCACGCCACGCGGTTCCTGCGACACCCCCGCAGTGCTGTGCGACTCCCGAGAGCGCGCACTACCCGGCTGGCTCGGCTTCGCTTGA
- a CDS encoding pirin family protein translates to MTRNPTAGIDIRRAADRDATRISWLDSKHSFSFGGHYDPANTHHGLLLVNNDDRVAPGSGFETHPHRDMEIVTWVLRGSLVHQDSTGNSGVIYPGLAQRMSAGRGILHSEKNDSWRLTGAESHSEPVHFVQMWVVPDESGKTPGYQQLEIDDELLRGKLVTIASGMPGHANDTAITIGQRNAALHGARLEPGDSIELPSAKYLHLFVARGEVALEGAGPLQEGDAVRLTASGGQRVTATTPAEILVWEMHTDLLGS, encoded by the coding sequence ATGACGAGAAACCCGACTGCCGGCATTGATATCCGCCGCGCCGCCGACCGCGACGCGACCCGCATCTCGTGGCTGGATTCCAAGCATTCGTTCTCATTCGGCGGTCACTACGACCCCGCCAACACCCACCACGGCCTGCTGCTGGTGAACAACGATGACCGCGTCGCGCCGGGCTCGGGCTTCGAGACCCATCCGCACCGCGACATGGAGATCGTCACCTGGGTACTGCGCGGGTCACTCGTGCACCAGGACTCGACCGGCAACTCGGGCGTCATCTACCCCGGGCTGGCCCAGCGAATGTCGGCCGGGCGCGGCATCCTGCACTCGGAGAAGAACGACTCGTGGCGCCTGACGGGAGCCGAATCCCACAGTGAGCCGGTGCATTTTGTGCAGATGTGGGTGGTCCCGGACGAGTCCGGGAAGACCCCGGGCTACCAGCAGCTGGAGATCGACGACGAGCTGCTGCGCGGCAAGCTGGTGACCATCGCGTCGGGCATGCCCGGCCATGCCAACGACACCGCCATCACCATCGGCCAGCGCAACGCCGCGCTGCACGGCGCCCGGCTGGAACCGGGCGACAGCATCGAACTGCCGTCAGCCAAGTACCTGCACCTGTTCGTGGCACGCGGCGAGGTTGCTCTCGAAGGCGCCGGGCCGCTTCAGGAAGGCGACGCCGTCCGGCTCACCGCTTCTGGCGGCCAGCGCGTCACCGCCACCACGCCGGCCGAAATCCTGGTGTGGGAAATGCACACCGATCTGCTCGGCTCATAA
- a CDS encoding MarR family winged helix-turn-helix transcriptional regulator — MYFVWLTDDQQDLWRAYLAMSGGLQAALNRQLQRDHGLSLADYDVLVALSELPECRMGELGAHLGWEQSRVSHQLARMRARGLIERSGAADDRRAAVVALTAGGRDALEAAAPGHAELVRSAVFDGMSRTQAEAVRRWIATVLERLA, encoded by the coding sequence ATATATTTCGTGTGGCTGACTGACGACCAACAGGACCTTTGGCGGGCCTATCTGGCGATGAGTGGCGGTCTGCAAGCGGCGCTGAATCGGCAGCTGCAACGCGACCACGGACTGTCGCTGGCGGACTACGACGTGCTGGTGGCGCTCAGCGAGCTGCCCGAGTGCCGGATGGGTGAGCTCGGCGCGCACCTGGGGTGGGAGCAGAGCCGGGTGTCGCACCAATTGGCGCGCATGCGGGCTCGTGGTCTCATCGAGCGGTCCGGGGCAGCCGACGACCGGCGCGCGGCCGTCGTCGCCCTCACCGCGGGCGGGCGGGACGCGCTCGAGGCCGCCGCGCCCGGGCATGCCGAGTTGGTCCGCTCGGCGGTGTTCGACGGCATGAGTCGGACACAGGCGGAGGCGGTGCGGCGGTGGATCGCCACGGTGCTCGAGCGATTGGCCTGA